Genomic DNA from Blattabacterium sp. (Blaberus giganteus):
AATACTTATTCCTTTTTCAGAAAAAATTTTTATTTCTAAAAAAATAAAGAATGTAAAAGAAAGAAGTAGATTAATTTCTTACATAAAGAAAATAATACCTCATAAATTTGGTGTTATTATTCGTACAGTTGCGGACAATGAAACAGAAAAAGTTTTGAATGAGGAACTCATTTTTTTAATCAAAAAATGGAAAAAAACATTAAACAATTTAATGAAACTTTTGCCTCCAGTTCGAGTATTGAGTGAAAGTAGTAAAACTTATTGTTTGTTAAGAGATATATTCAATAACGATTTTCAATCGATTTATTGTAATAATAGTTTTCTTTGCCAGGAAATTCATTCATATTTATCTTTAATTTATCCAGAAAAAACCAACATAATTAAATATTATAAAGGAAATGTTCCCATATTTAAAAAATATGGAATAGAAAAACAAATACAAATTTTTTTAGGTAAAAATGTTCCTCTTGAAAATGGAGCTTATCTTATTATAGAACATACTGAAGCTTTACATGTTATAGATGTTAATAGTGGAACGAGTAATCACATGATGAAAAATTGTACAGAATCAGAAAGAAAAGATAATATTTTGAAAATCAATTTATTAGCAGCAACAGAAATAGCCAGACAACTTAGATTGAGAGACATGGGAGGTATAATTGTCGTAGATTTTATAGATATGTCTGATTCTGTACAAAAAAAACAACTATATGAACATTTAAAGGAAAAAATGAAAAACGATAGAGCAAAACACCACATTTTACCTCCTAATAAATTTGGATTAGTTCAATTTACCCGTCATAGAGTCAGACCTGAATTAAAAAAAATAAATATAAACAATAAAAATTCTCCTGAAAATTATATTCATCATTTGGAATTTGTTTTAGAAACTATTGTAAAAAATCATAAAGGAATACAATTACATATTCATTCTTTTGTTTCAGCTTATTTAAAAAAAGGATTTCCTTCAATTCAACAAAAATGGTTATTAAAATATAAAAAATGGATTAAAATAATTCCAATAGACTCATTTGAATACACAGAATATCGTATTATGAATAAAAATCACAAAATTATATCATCTTCTTTTTATTTTCATTAAAATTCATTATAAATTTTAAAACAAGTGGGCGTGGTGAAACCGGTAGACACGTCAGAATTAGAATCTGATGCCAATTAGGCGTAAGGGTTCGAATCCCTTCGCCCGCACTATTTTTTTATATTTCTTTTTTTATATCCTATATAAATTTGTCTGGGTCTACCTATAGGATCTCTGTTCAATTTCATTTCTTTCCAATGAGCCATCCATCCTGGCAATCTACCTAAAGCAAACATAACAGTAAACATATCTTTTGGAATCCCTATGGCTTGATAAATAATACCAGAATAGAAATCAATATTAGGATAAAGTTTTTTTTCTATAAAATAGGAATCTCGTAGAGCATTTTCCTC
This window encodes:
- a CDS encoding Rne/Rng family ribonuclease, encoding MNKELIINAEEQEVKIALLEEGKLLELHIDIFDKKFSVGDIYLGIVKKILYGLNAAIIDIGHSKGAFLHYDDVGFQIDKMLNFISKNHVKKEYNHLEDNNSIDHILYIGQKILVQISKEPISNKGLKLTTKICIPGRNLILIPFSEKIFISKKIKNVKERSRLISYIKKIIPHKFGVIIRTVADNETEKVLNEELIFLIKKWKKTLNNLMKLLPPVRVLSESSKTYCLLRDIFNNDFQSIYCNNSFLCQEIHSYLSLIYPEKTNIIKYYKGNVPIFKKYGIEKQIQIFLGKNVPLENGAYLIIEHTEALHVIDVNSGTSNHMMKNCTESERKDNILKINLLAATEIARQLRLRDMGGIIVVDFIDMSDSVQKKQLYEHLKEKMKNDRAKHHILPPNKFGLVQFTRHRVRPELKKININNKNSPENYIHHLEFVLETIVKNHKGIQLHIHSFVSAYLKKGFPSIQQKWLLKYKKWIKIIPIDSFEYTEYRIMNKNHKIISSSFYFH